From the genome of Spinacia oleracea cultivar Varoflay chromosome 2, BTI_SOV_V1, whole genome shotgun sequence, one region includes:
- the LOC110796265 gene encoding protein FAR1-RELATED SEQUENCE 5-like produces the protein MENSQIFHDFSVSTSISNDSSSCHLNSSAENQSYEDILNNAVNNSEQNDANEDPESYVVVGQDFEEPVSLEGSVVKDDDEAYELYNSHAFRNGFGTRKGKKEYRSGTRIVRQRFFVCAYEGFKNPDGVVPKSFKKIDRRTGCKASVQFDVDKKTGVYVLSKHSRLHNHSMVPANKRHLIRSHRHISKEQLAFLTTFTCSGTKLADVLRAMRKEVGGEANLGFTVPDAYDAVLAEKKKKLDGCDSNQLIRWFAMRQAKEHDFYYDFQLNEENQLINFFWRDGRMRSDYEAFGDLLIHDTTYRTNKYDMICGPFVGMNLHTQNIMVGVGFILNEKAGTFDWLFNSFLTSMGGKQLVTIMTDQSSAMDKAIREVFPKSRHQLCTWHIEENAVVNIKGVMAKEGFKRRFDYVLKYTDTVAEFEHYWNSLMTDYNCKTHKWIERIYDLKEKWCPAYNKDWFSGGILSSQRSETTNHSISRRLHKTNGLCDFYKCFLDVIDEWRSKENKGDYNSSTGNRYYACADNMLCLHARDVYTIAIYLIFEQRFIKAIGLRCQRISYEFPVSKYIVGHPTKDFIRHVVMFNEQEMVVDCTCKSYGEIGVLCSHILRVFIVHNVEEIPKKYIMKRWTKKAMNTVVEEGEDRDNEVSVVSASVWRMQSIRNCIKVINEAQHCPAARKLIDLGVLDMSCKVKEYIGGVEGDGNVSNKYVREETLLDVVEPSTDTVLPDVVEPIAEKVIPTMIQNPPKRKRKIKNGTEKANERNVRPKGIVEKKRNKLKGWNKRRERHVDNLREETQSTDQCIINLPVGGVLVHPTSSNSQLEAYVPDDYFGVHIQLL, from the exons atGGAAAATTCTCAAATATTCCATGATTTCTCTGTTTCAACATCAATTTCGAATGATTCTTCTTCTTGTCATCTGAATTCTTCAGCTGAAAATCAGAGTTACGAAG ATATATTAAATAATGCAGTTAATAATTCAGAACAAAATGATGCTAATGAGGATCCAGAATCCTATGTGGTTGTTGGCCAAG ATTTTGAAGAACCAGTTTCATTAGAGGGAAGTGTAGTTAAGGATGATGATGAGGCGTATGAGTTATACAACAGTCATGCATTTAGGAATGGTTTTGGTACTAGGAAGGGTAAAAAGGAGTATAGAAGTGGTACTAGAATAGTTCGACAACGGTTTTTTGTTTGTGCATACGAGGGGTTTAAAAATCCAGATGGTGTTGTGCctaaatcctttaaaaaaattgataggagAACTGGATGCAAGGCTTCAGTTCAGTTTGATGTTGATAAGAAAACTGGAGTGTATGTTCTTTCTAAACATTCCCGTCTGCATAACCATTCAATGGTTCCTGCTAATAAGAGACACCTTATTAGGTCACATAGGCACATTTCAAAAGAACAATTGGcttttcttactacttttacttGTAGTGGCACGAAGCTTGCTGATGTTCTTAGAGCTATGAGGAAAGAAGTTGGTGGTGAGGCGAATTTAGGCTTCACTGTTCCTGACGCGTATGATGCTGTTTTGgcagagaagaagaaaaagttGGATGGTTGTGATTCAAATCAGTTGATCAGATGGTTCGCTATGAGGCAAGCTAAAGAACATgatttttattatgattttcaaTTGAATGAAGAGAATCAGttgatcaattttttttggagaGATGGAAGAATGCGGTCTGATTATGAAGCTTTTGGTGATTTATTGATTCATGATACAACTTATCGTACTAATAAATACGATATGATTTGTGGGCCTTTTGTTGGAATGAATCTTCACACTCAAAATATCATGGTTGGAGTGGGTTTTATATTGAATGAGAAGGCAGGTACTTTTGACtggctttttaattcttttttgaCTTCAATGGGAGGGAAGCAACTTGTGACTATCATGACTGATCAATCTTCTGCCATGGACAAGGCTATAAG GGAAGTGTTTCCAAAATCGAGGCATCAGTTGTGTACATGGCACATTGAGGAAAATGCTGTTGTAAACATCAAAGGTGTTATGGCCAAAGAAGGTTTCAAACGTCGGtttgattatgttttgaaatATACTGACACAGTTGCTGAGTTCGAGCATTATTGGAATAG TCTTATGACTGATTACAATTGCAAGACACACAAATGGATAGAGAGAATATATGATTTGAAAGAGAAATGGTGTCCTGCATATAACAAAGACTGGTTTTCTGGGGGTATTTTATCTTCTCAAAGGAGTGAGACGACAAATCATTCTATTTCTAGGAGGTTGCATAAAACGAATGGTTTATGTGATTTTTATAAGTGTTTTTTAGATGTAATTGATGAATGGAGAAGTAAGGAGAACAAGGGAGATTATAATTCTTCTACTGGAAATAGATATTACGCATGTGCGGATAACATGTTATGTTTGCATGCGCGGGATGTGTATACCATTgcaatatatttgatatttgagCAACGATTCATCAAAGCAATTGGTTTGAGGTGTCAACGCATTTCCTATGAGTTTCCAGTTTCTAAGTACATTGTTGGGCATCCTACAAAGGATTTTATTAGACATGTTGTGATGTTTAATGAGCAAGAGATGGTTGTTGATTGTACTTGCAAGTCATATGGAGAGATAGGAGTTCTTTGTTCTCATATTCTTCGAGTTTTCATTGTCCATAATGTTGAAGAGATTCCCAAAAAATACATTATGAAGAGATGGACCAAAAAGGCTATGAACACGGTTGTTGAAGAAGGAGAAGATAGAGATAATGAAGTAAGTGTTGTTTCTGCTTCAGTTTGGAGGATGCAAAGCATAAGAAATTGCATTAAAGTTATAAATGAAGCTCAACATTGTCCGGCTGCAAGGAAGCTTATTGATTTGGGTGTGTTGGATATGTCATGCAAAGTAAAGGAGTATATTGGTGGTGTTGAAGGGGATGGTAATGTATCAAACAAGTATGTGCGAGAAGAAACTCTACTTGATGTCGTTGAGCCTTCAACAGACACAGTTTTGCCGGATGTTGTGGAACCGATTGCTGAAAAAGTCATTCCAACAATGATTCAAAATCCACCAAAGCGAAAGAGGAAGATTAAGAACGGGACTGAAAAGGCTAATGAGAGGAATGTGAGACCTAAAGGAATTGTTGAGAAGAAACGCAATAAACTGAAAGGTTGGAACAAGAGAAGAGAAAGACATGTTGATAATTTGAGGGAGGAAACTCAGTCTACTGATCAG TGTATCATAAATTTACCTGTTGGTGGGGTTTTGGTTCATCCAACATCTTCAAATTCACAATTGGAAGCATATGTTCCAGATGATTATTTTGGAGTACACATACAACTTTTGTAG
- the LOC130467916 gene encoding uncharacterized protein — MPSQPNVFADLTLKLGMVSDSNPPPQAHDFEEEMRLEAILANKTLTERDLETISGDNKDEAEKQEPPTEKTEEPENVRSDMEGLIQGAEDGKPMSPTVRTEDSEFQTMEGLIKGVEDGNPMSPTVRTEESEFKTPTAAESQTEMETPSIFLNTPSAVYSQPENAPTSMNIDEEDDPDNVQVPKLVKRKKNVPLKLLSPFLTQYSHLLVGEEQLNQKEKDMRCVLDYAFGKGSPTQVLYTDDWNIVTREEFQTLAPNVWVMNNVIDTFARILNDDPDQSVKSNLKFYFSTIPFNMLCQNEPYGGSQDSQATEGKRLENFILSVCHEYVTAGVKSLKGFHLLFFPVWSDDHFYLIVINQKAKKVEIIDNLSLPEGITYDDKYKTFAERTFEAWTIFCEQEGHPLRKAQISAYEIVLLEMPWKNRTNKTDCGVYAMRHMETYKGNQTWNCGFKNTDEDKDFICKQRMRYGTEILLSVLNKRHELTYLALKRANQVE, encoded by the exons ATGCCTTCCCAGCCTAATGTATTTGCTGATTTGACATTGAAGCTTGGAATGGTTTCCGATTCAAATCCTCCTCCTCAGGCACACGACTTTGAAGAGGAAATGAGATTAGAAGCAATCTTGGCAAACAAAACTTTGACTGAACGTGATTTGGAGACAATTTCAGGGGACAACAAAGATGAAGCTGAAAAACAAGAGCCACCTACAGAAAAAACTGA AGAACCTGAAAATGTGAGATCAGATATGGAAGGTTTAATCCAAGGAGCTGAAGATGGAAAACCAATGTCTCCAACCGTTAGAACTGAAGACTCCGAGTTTCAGACTATGGAAGGTTTAATCAAAGGAGTTGAAGATGGAAACCCCATGTCTCCAACTGTTAGAACTGAAGAATCCGAGTTTAAGACTCCGACTGCCGCTGAGTCGCAGACTGAAATGGAAACTCCATCAATATTCCTGAA CACTCCAAGTGCGGTGTACTCGCAACCAGAAAATGCACCTACATCTATGAACATAGA TGAGGAAGATGATCCAGATAACGTACAAGTACCTAAACTTGttaagagaaagaaaaatgttCCCCTCAAGTTACTGTCACCCTTCTTAACTCAGTATTCACACCTACTGGTTGGGGAAGAACAGTTGAATCAAAAGGAAAAGGACATGCGATGCGTACTGGATTATGCCTTTGGAAAGGGAAGCCCAAC TCAGGTGTTGTACACTGATGATTGGAATATAGTTACCAGAGAAGAGTTTCAAACCCTAg CTCCCAATGTGTGGGTGATGAATAATGTTATTGACACTTTTGCAAGAATACTGAATGATGATCCAGATCAAAGTGTCAAGAGTAACTTGAAGTTCTATTTCTCTACAATCCCTTTC AATATGCTCTGCCAGAATGAACCGTATGGTGGATCACAGGATAGTCAAGCAACCGAGGGCAAACGCttagaaaattttattttaagtgtATGCCATGAGTATGTAACTGCTGGTGTGAAGTCTTTGAAGGGATTCCATCtg TTGTTCTTTCCAGTCTGGTCTGATGATCATTTTTATCTCATTGTAATCAACCAAAAGGCGAAGAAGGTGGAGATCATTGACAATCTCTCCTTACCTGAAGGAATTACATATGATGATAAATATAAAACATTTGCAGAAAGAACT tttgaaGCATGGACAATATTTTGTGAACAAGAAGGACATCCTTTGCGGAAGGCACAGATTTCAGCATATGAAATTGTGTTGCTTGAAATGCCATGGAAAAACAGAACAAACAAGACTGATTGTGGGGTATATGCAATGAGGCATATGGAGACCTACAAAGGCAACCAGACTTGGAATTGTGGCTTCAAAAACACAGATGAAGAT AAAGACTTTATTTGCAAGCAGAGAATGCGGTACGGTACTGAAATCTTATTATCCGTTCTGAACAAAAGGCATGAGCTAACGTATCTGGCATTGAAGAGAGCTAATCAAGTTGAATAG
- the LOC110796266 gene encoding uncharacterized protein isoform X1, with the protein MKKGEKVVEKRATRSKQIVVSDEVMEVVDDEKPKSLVVAKPKPEERKLNLRQTPQLMMRFLRGIASNEPDDIRKQQAIVELGFGSLLQLDIPQNENPFPYELVRNFNSSDRSLHLPKSSLDITVEDVYLVYGIPIGGAPVVEWTDEQDPEVLRVFAEFWAYWKVKSGCPKLKEMVEKLIKDETPVDDNWKRSFLVVAVNTCIKSTTNLSPNFRFLASTVDLEQVRNLNWCQYAYTSLLGAAMYWNVDRSRWFAGPLPFLMVCYFDRVQIMEEYPPRIFPLISCWTRDMISSRVRNDNATGFGHGLILDRIQGPPELQLYRKEMELLKQHKALSEQPPPLLLQHPQQQQQQHDEQPSQQPLQQPQQQHQHQEPNWSTNDVPREHQGAPVTQLGDDKDLPEQQADPSEKAKVPSTIEEFHAEFTKTTTELSSVMNKFNDLLSLSRKFFDTTIDVKKSLPFNMAKMWSTCS; encoded by the exons ATGAAGAAGGGGGAAAAAGTAGTTGAGAAG aGAGCAACAAGAAGTAAACAAATTGTTGTTTCTGATGAGGTCATGGAGGTGGTGGATGATGAGAAACCAAAATCTTTGGTTGTTGCCAAACCAAAACCTGAAGAAAGGAAACTAAATCTAAGGCAAACTCCGCAATTGATGATGCGATTCTTGAGGGGAATTGCATCTAATGAACCAGATGATATAAGAAAACAACAAGCCATCGTGGAGTTAGGCTTTGGATCTCTTCTGCAACTTGACATCCCACAAAACGAAAATCCATTCCCGTACGAGTTGGTTAGGAATTTCAACTCGTCCGACCGTTCCTTGCATCTACCAAAGTCTTCCCTTGATATTACTGTAGAGGATGTATACCTGGTGTACGGTATACCTATTGGAGGAGCTCCGGTCGTGGAATGGACTGATGAACAAGATCCTGAAGTGTTGAGGGTTTTTGCTGAATTTTGGGCATACTGGAAAGTGAAGTCTGGATGCCCAAAATTGAAAGAAATGGTTGAAAAACTGATCAAAGATGAGACTCCAGTTGATGATAACTGGAAGAGATCTTTCCTAGTGGTTGCAGTTAACACCTGCATTAAATCCACTACTAATTTATCG CCAAACTTCAGATTCCTAGCAAGCACTGTTGACTTGGAGCAAGTGAGGAATCTAAATTGGTGCCAGTATGCATACACCAGCCTTCTTGGGGCAGCTATGTACTGGAATGTGGACCGTAGCAGATGGTTTGCTGGTCCACTACCATTTCTAATG GTATGTTATTTCGATCGGGTGCAGATCATGGAAGAGTACCCTCCAAGGATCTTCCCCCTAATTTCTTGCTGGACAAGAGATATGATAAGCAGCAGGGTACGCAATGACAATGCTACAGGCTTCGGACATGGCTTGATTCTGGACAGAATTCAAGGTCCACCTGAGCTACAACTGTACAGGAAGGAGATGGAGCTGCTCAAACAGCATAAAGCACTCAGtgaacaaccaccaccacttcTTCTTCAACacccacaacaacaacagcagcaacatGATGAACAACCATCGCAGCAACCATTGCAGCAACCACAACAGCAACATCAACACCAAGAGCCTAACTGGTCCACAAATGATGTGCCCAGAGAACATCAAGGTGCACCAGTGACTCAACTCGGGGATGACAAAGATTTGCCAGAGCAACAGGCAGACCCCAGTGAGAAAGCAAAAGTCCCTTCTACAATTGag GAATTCCATGCTGAATTCACTAAAACCACTACTGAACTCAGTAGTGTCATGAACAAGTTCAACGACTTATTGTCGTTGTCCAGAAAGTTCTTTGACACTACTATTGATGTCAAAAAAAGTCTGCCATTCAATATGGCAAAAATGTGGTCAACATGCTCTTGA
- the LOC110796266 gene encoding uncharacterized protein isoform X2 encodes MEVVDDEKPKSLVVAKPKPEERKLNLRQTPQLMMRFLRGIASNEPDDIRKQQAIVELGFGSLLQLDIPQNENPFPYELVRNFNSSDRSLHLPKSSLDITVEDVYLVYGIPIGGAPVVEWTDEQDPEVLRVFAEFWAYWKVKSGCPKLKEMVEKLIKDETPVDDNWKRSFLVVAVNTCIKSTTNLSPNFRFLASTVDLEQVRNLNWCQYAYTSLLGAAMYWNVDRSRWFAGPLPFLMVCYFDRVQIMEEYPPRIFPLISCWTRDMISSRVRNDNATGFGHGLILDRIQGPPELQLYRKEMELLKQHKALSEQPPPLLLQHPQQQQQQHDEQPSQQPLQQPQQQHQHQEPNWSTNDVPREHQGAPVTQLGDDKDLPEQQADPSEKAKVPSTIEEFHAEFTKTTTELSSVMNKFNDLLSLSRKFFDTTIDVKKSLPFNMAKMWSTCS; translated from the exons ATGGAGGTGGTGGATGATGAGAAACCAAAATCTTTGGTTGTTGCCAAACCAAAACCTGAAGAAAGGAAACTAAATCTAAGGCAAACTCCGCAATTGATGATGCGATTCTTGAGGGGAATTGCATCTAATGAACCAGATGATATAAGAAAACAACAAGCCATCGTGGAGTTAGGCTTTGGATCTCTTCTGCAACTTGACATCCCACAAAACGAAAATCCATTCCCGTACGAGTTGGTTAGGAATTTCAACTCGTCCGACCGTTCCTTGCATCTACCAAAGTCTTCCCTTGATATTACTGTAGAGGATGTATACCTGGTGTACGGTATACCTATTGGAGGAGCTCCGGTCGTGGAATGGACTGATGAACAAGATCCTGAAGTGTTGAGGGTTTTTGCTGAATTTTGGGCATACTGGAAAGTGAAGTCTGGATGCCCAAAATTGAAAGAAATGGTTGAAAAACTGATCAAAGATGAGACTCCAGTTGATGATAACTGGAAGAGATCTTTCCTAGTGGTTGCAGTTAACACCTGCATTAAATCCACTACTAATTTATCG CCAAACTTCAGATTCCTAGCAAGCACTGTTGACTTGGAGCAAGTGAGGAATCTAAATTGGTGCCAGTATGCATACACCAGCCTTCTTGGGGCAGCTATGTACTGGAATGTGGACCGTAGCAGATGGTTTGCTGGTCCACTACCATTTCTAATG GTATGTTATTTCGATCGGGTGCAGATCATGGAAGAGTACCCTCCAAGGATCTTCCCCCTAATTTCTTGCTGGACAAGAGATATGATAAGCAGCAGGGTACGCAATGACAATGCTACAGGCTTCGGACATGGCTTGATTCTGGACAGAATTCAAGGTCCACCTGAGCTACAACTGTACAGGAAGGAGATGGAGCTGCTCAAACAGCATAAAGCACTCAGtgaacaaccaccaccacttcTTCTTCAACacccacaacaacaacagcagcaacatGATGAACAACCATCGCAGCAACCATTGCAGCAACCACAACAGCAACATCAACACCAAGAGCCTAACTGGTCCACAAATGATGTGCCCAGAGAACATCAAGGTGCACCAGTGACTCAACTCGGGGATGACAAAGATTTGCCAGAGCAACAGGCAGACCCCAGTGAGAAAGCAAAAGTCCCTTCTACAATTGag GAATTCCATGCTGAATTCACTAAAACCACTACTGAACTCAGTAGTGTCATGAACAAGTTCAACGACTTATTGTCGTTGTCCAGAAAGTTCTTTGACACTACTATTGATGTCAAAAAAAGTCTGCCATTCAATATGGCAAAAATGTGGTCAACATGCTCTTGA